The following are from one region of the Haloactinomyces albus genome:
- the galE gene encoding UDP-glucose 4-epimerase GalE, which produces MRLLVTGGAGYVGSVCAARLCEAGHEVVVVDDLSSGHADAVPGGCRFVEAELSDVADSLLAEGFDGVLHFAAKSLVGESMQDPSKYWHGNVVTTLRLLEAMRKHEITRLVFSSTAAVYGQPDTIPIPEDTPAQPTNTYGATKLAMDHAIESYATAHGLAATSLRYFNVAGAYGAYGERHAVETHLIPIVLQVALGQREYVQIFGDDWPTQDGTCVRDYIHVADLADAHLRALELAQPGRHRIYNLGNGTGFSVKQVVDTCRQVTGHPIPARVSPRREGDPASLVASGERARQELNWQPHRAELDTIVRHAWEFAHAHHRD; this is translated from the coding sequence GTGAGACTCCTGGTGACCGGTGGGGCCGGTTATGTGGGCAGTGTCTGCGCGGCACGGCTGTGCGAGGCCGGGCACGAGGTCGTGGTGGTCGACGACCTGTCCTCCGGCCACGCCGACGCCGTCCCCGGCGGTTGCCGATTCGTCGAGGCGGAGCTGTCCGATGTTGCGGACAGCCTGCTGGCCGAGGGGTTCGACGGCGTCCTGCACTTCGCCGCCAAATCGCTGGTTGGCGAATCCATGCAGGATCCCTCGAAGTACTGGCACGGCAATGTGGTGACGACGCTGCGGCTGCTCGAGGCCATGCGCAAGCATGAGATCACTCGACTGGTGTTCTCCTCCACAGCGGCCGTCTACGGGCAACCGGACACGATTCCGATTCCCGAGGACACCCCGGCACAGCCGACGAACACCTACGGTGCCACGAAGCTCGCCATGGACCACGCCATCGAGTCCTACGCGACCGCGCACGGGCTGGCCGCCACGAGCCTGCGCTACTTCAACGTCGCCGGTGCGTACGGTGCGTACGGTGAGCGACATGCCGTGGAAACACACCTGATTCCGATCGTGCTGCAAGTCGCACTGGGGCAGCGAGAGTACGTGCAGATCTTCGGGGATGACTGGCCGACGCAGGACGGCACCTGTGTGCGTGACTACATTCATGTCGCCGACCTTGCGGATGCGCATCTGCGGGCGCTCGAGCTCGCCCAACCCGGCAGGCACCGGATCTACAACCTCGGCAACGGAACCGGGTTCTCGGTCAAGCAGGTTGTCGATACGTGTCGCCAGGTGACGGGCCATCCGATTCCGGCCCGGGTATCCCCGCGCCGCGAAGGGGATCCGGCCTCGCTGGTCGCCTCCGGTGAACGGGCTCGGCAGGAGCTGAACTGGCAGCCGCATCGAGCGGAGCTCGACACGATAGTGCGACATGCGTGGGAGTTCGCCCATGCGCATCACCGGGATTGA